The Elaeis guineensis isolate ETL-2024a chromosome 3, EG11, whole genome shotgun sequence region tttgaatTCTCACACAAGACAaacaaaaaagcaaaagaaatctTATACATCTTCTTATCACGGATGGTAATTCATCGTAGAATCCTTTAAATATTATCGTATGATCAACAtttctattaaaataaaataaatagtgcCCCAATCatcattttaatcaaatcaaaataaaagaaGATATTGACATGACATATCATTAATATATCGATTGGGACAGAAATAATTGTCTATAAATATTACTTATGCAAATAGCACGCTATTCGATTTACTCTATGCGTTGCCATGTTTTCCTGTGGAAGCAGCGGTGTGGTTGTCATCACAGCTCGCCGGACAATAGGAATTGGAAATGTTCTACGAAAAAGAATAGGAATTAAAAATGCCGGCCAAAAGAACGTGTTAGGAATTGGGACCGACATGAGCGTTTCGTCGAAGCAAGCGGATTCCGGTGCTAGGGTTTTGTATTCCCCCTCGTCGGAGGGGGTTTTGCCATCCGATCCGACCCAGAGAGATCCACCTCCTCAGGGCTCCACCGCTGGAGAGTCCGACCAATTGAAGCAAGTGGGTTTTGGGGCTAGGGTTTCACTGTCCCCTTCATCGGAGGGGGTTTTGTCGTCGGTTCTAGTCCAGAGCGTTTGATCTCTTCATGGCTCCGTCGCTGGGGAGTCTGATCGACCAAAGAATGCTTCGCCTTCTAAATAAAAGAGAGTGGACTCTCCACCCTCTCGTTCGGTGCCTCGTCCGTACATTGCGACTGCTTCAGATTCGCCCCAGTCGTGGGCATAGGTTGTTCAGAGCCGTCGTTGATTCCGTTGGGAGATGCCATGACCTACAGTCGATGATATATCTGCTTTGGAGGCTCGTTTCTCCCAGATGGTTTTATTCTCAGAAGAGAAAATTCAAAAAACTGCTAAGAAATGGCTAGCTGCACTGGTGGGAAAGTTCTTGGGGCAAGGGCTTCCTCTTGAGTTTGTCCAGAAGGAGATAAAGACTCGTTGGCAGATTGAGGGTGACTTTAAGATAAGTCCTTTATCTGAGGGTTTTCTTGTATTTTGCTTACCATCGGAGGAGATCCGCTCGAGAGTGCTTGAGCTGGGCCCTTGGACGCTGGCTGGTCAAATGCTTGCATTAGAATGCTGGTAACCTACCTTCAAACCTACGAAGGATTCTCTAAAATGGGTCAATATCTGGCTTCATCTTCCTGACTTGCCCCTTGAAATTTGGGAGAAGGAGCTGATCCTTAAGGTTGCAGCCAAAGCTGGTCGACCCAAGTCCTTGGATCCCTAGACGGCCGGTTCCTCTCGTCTTGGGTTTGCCCGTGTCTGTGTGTAGGTAGATCTTTCTAAGCCTATTTGTCCAGGCACGAAGCTTCTTATTCGAGATGAAGATCTCCCGGACATCTGTTGCCTCTGTGGATCAATTGGTACCACTGTGAGCAAGTGTTCTTGGTGCAAGGATTTGGCGCATACTGATGATGCCATGGTCTACGGACCTTGGATCCGGGCAGCTCGGGTTCCTGTTGATCCTGCTGCTCCTGGTAGTGGTTCCAGTCCTTCCATGTCTTCCTCTGTTGCTCCTACAGATAACTCCTGGATCACTCCTAAGAAAGTTGCTTCTAAACCTTCTTCCAAGCCAAATAaggagatcttgactccttatgTAGGGGGCTCAAGATTCTCttctttatctttggaagaggacTCTACCTTCTCTGCTGTAATGCCTATGGAGGTCCTTCACTCTGAGGGTGATGCTTTTACTCATGGGGTTGCTTCTACCTCTAAGGAGAAACGCAAGCAGTCCCCGACTCAGTCAGCACCTCCTACAAGAGCTTCATCCTCAAACAAAGGTAATTGTCCATGAAGAGGGGACGAAGGTTGAATCTCCCTCTAACATTTCATCTGCTCTTGTTTTATATTCGAGAGGGTTTGGGAAAATAGAGGTTTGGCGGTCAGTGGTGACCAACCCCTCTCGACTGGTTGGGTCATCCTGCTGTGCTGCCTCTCACTCTGGTTCTCAGGTGTTGGTCCATGCTTCGCCTCGACCAGACCTTGTGGACCATTCGATTTTGGTTTCTCAAGTCTTGCAGgagttgtcggcttcatctcctATTTCAAATTCAGATGCTCAAACTGCATGTGGAGGCTGCTCGTCGGTGTGCTTACCCAGGCCAACTATCTACATCTGCTCTTCAATGAAGATCATTATGTGGAATTGTCAGGGCGCAGCTAAGCCCTCGTTTCGTAAGTATTCTAAACTACTATTAGCTAAGTATAGTCCGAATATCTATGGATTTGTCGAGACTAGGCTTGATCAAAGCTGTTTACCTCGTCTCCGATGATGGTTTGGTCCTTTTTCGAATGTTTATTTGGTTCCGTCGGAAGGGCTGTCTGGGGGTATGTTTGTCATCTGGAAGAAAAGTCTTGGGCAGATCACGTTTACTCATACCGATCGACAAATTTGCTTCGGTATTATCACTCCTTCTgattcatcttcttggattttaggTCTAGTGTATGCAAGCACTAATGGTTTGATGCGCCGTTCCCTTTGGCATACTGCTTCCCCTATCCTTGCTCTTGGTGTGCCAACTCTTCTTATAGGCGACTTTAATTGTATTTTGCAATCTACTGATAAAATGGGCGGCAAGCGGTTTTCTTTAAACCGTGATATCTGCGAGTTTCGCAATTTTATTTCTTCTAATGGGCTGATCGATCTTGGATTTGCGGGCCCTAAATATACTTGGTGTAACAACCAAAAGGGGCTGGCAAGGTTGTGGGGACAGCTTGATGGGACTTTTGTGTCGGAGCATTGGTTTGACATATTTCCTAACTCTGCTCTTCAACACCTTGTTTGTTTTGCTTCTGATCATTGTCTATTACTTCTCTTAGCTCATGTTTGCTCTCAAAGACCCTGCCCTCCTTTCTGCTATTTTAAATTTGGAAAGTGGTATCCTGATTTCCATCATATTGTCTGTAAGCATTGGTGTGCGGAGGTCGACCTCCCCCCTGCTGAGAGGCTATCTTATCTCCTTCTTAAGCTAAAATGGAAGCTTATGCAATGGAGTAAATCTAAAGTTCGTACTCTCTTCCATAAAGCTGAGGACTTATATGCTCAAATCTTGTCTCTTCAATTGTTAGAAACTCAAACGGCGTATCTATCATATGATAATCAATTTCTTTTGCTTCAGCTTCTCCAGGAATATAATCAGGTCCTGTCTATGTAAAAATGTTATTGGAAACAACGATCACGTATTCAGTGGCTTAAAGAAGGAGATACTAATTTCAAGTTCTTTCATCGCACCACTATTCTTCATAATAGTCGTAACCGTATTTCAGCTCTCATATCAGAATGTGGGCGGTGGATCTATGTGGAATTCGAGCTTAGATCAATGTTACAGCTACATTTTCAATCCAGGTGCAATTTCTTGCCTCCACCTGTTGACATATGGCTTCCTCAGCCTATAAATATTTTATCTCCTGGCCAACAACAGCGTTTGGTGTCTCCAATTACGGAAGAAGAGGTATTTAATGCGTTACAATCTATGCCTCCTGATAAATCCCTTGGTCCGAAtggtttttcttcttctttttttcaagaCTTTTGGCCTATTATGGGTACCGATGTGGTTCAGGCAGTTCTTTCATTTTTTAAGTCCTCGGTCATGCCACCCTCATGGAAACACACCTTTATTATCCTGATTCCTAAGGTACAGCAGCCATCATGACCATCTGAGTTTCGTCCTATTAGCTTATGTAATACCATCTATAAGCTAGTGGCTGCTGTTATTTCAAATCGGATGAAGCCTTTAATGCCTGACCTGATTTCTTCCAATTAAAGTGCCTTTGTTGGGGGAAGATTGatcatgaaaaatattcttattgCATAGGAAATCATGCATTCTCTTGTGAGGGCTGCACTATCTAAAGGTCTTCTGTTGCTTAAAGTGGATATGGAAAAGGCATACGATCGAGTGCAATGGAGCTTTCTTTTATGGGTGCTTAAGCAATTCAATTTCCCTAAACTCTTCATAAAGTGGATTGAGACTTGTGTGTTTAATCATTTATATGCTTTTCTTGTTAATGGCACCCCCACGGATTGATTTTCTGCTACTTGTGGTCTGAGATAGGGCTGTCCATTATCTTTTTTTCTGTTCCTCTTGTGCTCGAAAATGCTATCTCTTACTTTGAGGGCGGCTGTTCGGTCGAAACTTTTGCACCCCTATATCCCTGGACGGCATGGGCCTCAGATTTCTCATCCTTTTTTTGTTGACGACTGTTTGTTGGTTGCTAAAGCTACCATCCATAATGCTCTTCTCCTCAAGTTATTGCTTGATGCTTATTGCCATTATTCTGGTCAATTGGTGAATATTTCTAAATCTTTTCTTATTATCAGTCCGTTTGTGAATTCTAACATTAGGCAATCTATTGTGTTTATATTTGGTATGCATTGTAAACAAGGTGCTTGGAAATATTTGGGTGTGTCTGTTTCTAATTCCAGATTAACCACATCGGATTTCACCTTTCTTATGGAGAAAATTCTTACCAAGATTCAAGCTTGGAAATGGAGAGCTTTTCCTTTATAGGGTGGGTCACTCTTATTCAATCTGTGTTGACCTCTATCCCTGTGTGTGCTATGGCTTCTCTTCCCATCCCGTTTGCTGTACTGGATTCTCTTGGGCGGAAATTTTGTGCCTTTCTATGAGGTCATCCTTCCTTTACTTGTCGAGCTCATCTTATCTCAGGGGAGACTGTTTGTTCGCCCAAGGAGGTAGGTGGCCTGGGTTTTTTTTCTATTCGGCAGCGTCAATCTATTCTTTTGGATAAATTGGCCGCCAAGCTAATTTTACAACCTTTTTCTCTGTGGGGCTAGTTGGTCTGTTCTAAATACAAGTTCCATCGATCCTGGATCGTCTTCCAACTAATCGTtctcaaatttgaaaaaaaatctcaGCTATTGGACAGCACATCCAATATCAATTCATGCGGCTCATTGGAAACGGGCAGAGTATAAATGTCTAGAAGGATTCGTGGATATCCTCCATACCATTATCTCGATGGCCCTCTTTTatgaatattaatattaatttggaagatttttgtgttgCTGATTTTATTTTACCTAATAATATATGGAATACTTCACTTTTAGCCTCTCTGTTTAACGCGGATATGTTAAGCACCATACTTACAATTCCTCTTGTGCATACTAAATGGTCAGATCAGTTGGGCTGGACTAACACTCGATCTCTTATTGTTTCTACTTATGACCTTGCTGATGTTTTAGTTCCCCCTAATTCCCTCTCTTTCAACTTTCATGCCAAATGGATCTGGAAATTATTTGTATCTAAACATGTTAAAtgtttttgttgaaaactcttttGGCAACACTTACCCGCCAAGGAGTATTTGCTTTTTAGAAATCTCCTGCCTTTTGGGCCTCTTGTATGTGATCTTTGTGGATCTGCTGTGGAGGATTGTCAACATGTGATTATCACTTATTATTTTGCTCAAGCTTACTGGCACTTTATTAGTCACCAATTTAGCTGCCCTATCCCATCTTTTTTGTCGGATTTGCTGGCTTTCTTAGCTCATCCCAGGGCAGGATCGAGAGAGAAGGCTATTGTTGCTCTCATGGCATCTCTTATTTGGTATGCCAGGAATCAGCGGATCTTTCAAGGCCACTTTATTCCTCCTGCTCATCTCCTCCGGCTGTGTGtctattttcataaaaatcagtTTTTCTCCTCTACTTCTTTTCCTCCTGGTGAGCCCACTCAGTCAAGGATCTGGGGTAATCCTCAGCTGTTTCTGCAGTTTTACTCAATGAATTTTATTTCATGGACACCCCCTCCCCTTGGAGTGCTCACTATTAACTTTGATGGAGCAGTCACTGCAGAGCGAGCCGCTGGAAGCTTTATAATTCGGAACCATGAGGGTGCTATGTTGGCGATAGGAGGAAATCTTCTACCTGCTGTTGCTGTGCCTTTTGCTGAACTTATCGAAGTTTGGTTGGGAGTTAAATACCTCTTTACCCATCTCTATTCTCAGTGTGTTTGGATTCAGGGAGACTCCTCGATTGTTATCACATGGCTGAAAAATCTCCAGCGTAATAGGATGAGTCTCTCACCTTGGATGCAGGATATTAAAATTTGACTTGCCTCTCTCCAGTATCTTAAAATATTCCATATTTGTCAGGAAGGCAATCAAGCCGTGGATTGGGCTGCCACGACTACTTTATCTGGAGATTTTTTCCTTTActtctgatctattatatttatatcctgcTCTGGTCCATATTTTACGTGCTGATGCTTATACGGTTGCATTTCCTCGACATGGCTTATAGGTATTGGCTGCATTATCCTCTATCATCCAGTGGATCTGGATGGCCGTGGATGGTTAGTGGTTTAACTTCGTTTCAATCATCTGACCTGATGCATTGTCCCTGTTATCGGATATATCTGATGGTCGTTTTTGAGTTGCATGGACACTTCACCATGCTTATTTGGCTTCTGATCTTACTGTCCCACATGATTACATTTATTATGCATGCGGGCACCTCTGTTGTTTTTTTTCCAGATGATGTTTGCACTGATGGGTCTTCGCCCCTCCCAAATGATGATATTCAAGTGTCTGTTTCTAATGGGAGTTGgcctttttttaaatttattactcTCTCCCCTTCTGCTGGCCATCTTATCAATGCCGCTTTTATGGCTCGTATGGCTCTTTGGTTGTATTTGCTGCAAAAGAAGATTTTATGGTTGGGTTTTACTTGCTATATCACTCTATGTCAGTGGTCTTATTTTAGTCCAAATAAAGTTTCAATCACTGATGAGTTTTGTGATCTAATTACCTCCCAAATAATTATATTCAATTGGTCCGATTCTGATGGGAGTTGGCCTGGATTGCCTATTGGTTTGCTATTCTTGCTGACGGGGATTGGGTGGTTGGCTTACCCTTGTCTCGTTGCTTTATGCCGCTGGCATCACTTAATCCCAAATGATGACTCATGGCATGTTGTCTGCTGGGTTTCTGAGCATATTATTGGTTTTGGGTACATCCGAGATTTTTGTTCAAAACTATGTTTTGGTACTCTATACACAATTTTCTCTGAAGTATAGGTGCTGCATCATTTATAGCATATCTTACTCTGAAATATCTTATAGTATTTTGGACTCTTTTGCTTTTTCTGTTTTGTGAATTTAGGGCGAGGCGCTTGTTTATGCGGTCTCCATTTTCCCACGTGTCATTTAGCTTGTTCTATTGTTTATTGGATTACTGGGTGTGCTtctgttattttattttattaactgTTGGTTCTCCGGATATCAGCCTATTATTTGGGTGGATTACGGATGGCATTTGCTGCATATTCAATTTCTCTCTTTGGATTTTCTTATTCGGTTATTGTGTGCTGCTGCTAATCTCTTGTCCCAGATGATGTATCATTCCATAATGATTTTGATGGATTTGTGTGCATATTATCTGCTTTTAGTATATTGGAGACTCTTGTTCCGGTGTTGCCGTGTtggttttgattttttatgatgcaTCTCTTTCACTGTATAAAGGCTGCATAAGTTATAGCTGCTACTATTTTACGAAGACTCCCAGCATTTTGGCTTGTTAGTTATTTACTATTTTAGGATCTTAGGCAAAATTTAGTTTTTTTGCTTACCCATTTTGTGGCCTGTATCTTGGGttgttatatattttttgatttcagaatgtattactattttttgcgGCATGTTCCATGGATTAGTACTTGTGAaataaaggtttttttttttaaaaaaaaacgcgttaaataaaatccaaaaaaaaagaaaaagaagaagaagaaggatgggGGGTGATCGGGTTTAAAGGGGGGCGTGTTAAAGGGCGTGAGGGACGTGTTTAAGGGGTGATCGGAGCGTTGTGGTCGTTTACGAGTTGGAAATTATGTGGCCATCAAGGCCTTCAGATAGATGGGATCCCGAGTTTCTCGCTGTGTTATGTGATGCGACATTATCTTCGTTCATTTAATGATGGGGGAGAGAGATAGAGTGACGGAATTCGAAGCAAACAGGATTAATACCGGTCATTTAATGTTCCGCATTCAAAGAAGGCGGGCCTCCGTGGGGTGGTATATAAAGGAACTCCATGGGAGTAGCGCAGGCGAGAATGATTCAAAACCATTCTCATCGTATTAATGctataaaaatttattgacatGGCATATGAAGATTCTGCCAATACAGAAATAGAGCTCCATTTTAATATGGATATACTATATAGGCGGGGAGCTTTCACTTGCACTGCTTGTGGAGCAATAGTTGAGGTTGCTTTGCCACAGAGGTAACATCCTAATGGAACAGATCTTTGTTCCCAATgaaatgatttgaatttgaattttgatatatatcGAATTGCGATTAAATATCAGAATGTAAATATCAAAATGTAAATGTCTGTGAATGGAGCATATTTTGATGGTTCCGTTACGGTATATAGAAACAGTATTTGATTTGTTGGTCTTCAATAATACTGGAGTCACGTACTCATTCGTTGGATTCGTCCATATGGTGAGGAGGAGGTTATCTATTTATCTAAATTTGGTTTCGAATCAAATATTTTTCGATGAAAATTGAGGTTCTATGATTACGTTCAGAAGAGATAGATGCATCGGATTGGTCTTCTCGAACtcttattttcttatcaaaaaaaaaaaaattgaggttgCTTTTACATTCTCACGTCGAAAGCATTTGCCCAGAGGAGAATTTATTACTGAGAGAGGAGAATTTATTACTGAGAGACGGTGATTTTGTAGACaagacagacacacacacacacacacacacacatatatatatatatatatatatatatatatatatatatatatgtttctgCTGACTTTTATCTCTTTCCTTGCCTTCTGCATGTACCTTGAAATGAAGTAATTGATGGAATATGCGATGCAAGCTATTTTATCAAGAAATACTGTTACAattttgtttcaaaaaaaaaaaggttaaaggTGTTCTCTGCTATCTGGCGGCGAGCAGATAGGATAGGCATGCATGTAATCCTATCAGAATTCATTCCATGTGCGAACACATGGGGCAGGCTTGATCCCAAACTAGAATCTGAGTTAAAACATAATGTTTCAGAAGTCAACTTAACCAAAATAAATTGCACCAGCTCCCAATTCAACCAGTACAACAAAGAACAATAAGAAATGTTGTGCTCATATGACTTAAAGATGATATTTCAAGGAAAATTATGATGATATTTCATTCCAACTGAAACTAGGATATGAGCCAGATAAATGCACTTGTTGCTTATATATTGGTCACATCTTGATCCTAGAATGATTTGATGGAGCAAGAAACCATCAAGTATCAGACCAGCATCACATATTGCATACCCAGAATAAGATAATCAGATCCTCACACAGGGAATGGCAGCGGTATATGATGGCATAGCTAGCCTGAGCAGCTGAGTTTTATGAGAACATTCAGAAAAGAACGCCTCCTGATTGAAATGATCTTGGAGACTTGGAACTCCCAATTCCTCTTATTTGATAAGAAAAATGCTTTGTTATCCATCTTTTAATAATTGGCTATTTTTCTAGTCGTTCTTCCTTCAGGCAGGAGATGGTAGGGGAAACGGTTCAGTCAACAGCATATGCTAGCACTCTGCATCAGCGATGCATgtgcaagaagaataagaaatattcatcaatttatatttttaatccttcaatctcttTAATTATAGAGTTTGTTACCATCTTCTGCTGATCTAGAAGACCATTTCACTTGAAGCCGACTGAATTGTAGCAAGAAAGCAACAATTGTCATGGCCCTTACAACAACCACATCCTCCACAAACCACCTGCTGCTCGACAACAGAACATTCCGTTGGTTGCGGTTGTCAAAGAAGACCTCAAACTTCAGCAATGAAGGGACCATGCAGGAAAGGGTAAGAATGCTAAGCATTATGCTGGAGATGGAAGGAAGAACATTTGGGTGCCTCTTGACATCATAGAtctgtattttgataaaaatacatgAAAATGTGAGGGAGATCAGAACCGCAATGACTTCTACATTCATCCTCCGGATTATTCGCCTGGGTTCTTTAGATCAtagccatcattttttttttttttttttggttgaaataGAAAAGGCGCTCATTTTAATTATAGAGTTTGTTACCATCTTCTGCTGATCTAGAAGACCATTTCACTTGAAGCAGACTGAATTGCAGCAAGAAAGCAACAATTGTCATGGCCCTTACAACAACCACATCCTCCACAAACCACCTGCTGCTCGACAACAGAACATTCCGTTGGTTGCGGTTGTCAAAGAAGAGCTCAAACTTCAGCAATGAAGGGACCATGCAGGAAAGGATAAGAATGCTAAGCATTATGCTGGAGATGGAAGGAAGAACATTTGGGTGCCTCTGGACATCATAGATCtgcattttgataaaaatacatgAAAATGTGAGGGAGATCAGAACCGCAATGACTTCTACATTCATCCTCCGGATTATTCGCCTGGGTTCTTTAGATCAtagccatcatttttttttttggttgaaataGAAAAGGCGCTCATTATCAACATGCATAGTCAAGAAGAGTCACACTTCGAATCTAACGTCCAAGTAGGGCATACGACGGTGACACACTCCCAAAGGCAAAACTTTAAAATTCAATCTCAAAATCCCGTAAAAATTATTGatcttaatttataataaatatttcatattagttaataaaaaattttatataatttacaaaACTTAATCATCCAACTGTTATTGATGGTCTCTATCTAATCAAGCACTTTCAAATTGGGATTCTAACTTTAGCCAAATATAAGCATCCTTATAattctgagaaagaaaaaaaagagaattgtGAGCTTTGCAGCGTAGTAAGGATCTCCACATACtcatatcaatataataataatttaaaaataatatatgaacaacatcaaaaaaaaatataagctaTAAAATCTCATTTCAAATAttcaatataatttaattaatatatataaaaatatttattagataatatcaaaaatttattttttttcaaaagtgaTACACTGCACATatgtaattaaaaaaaatctcttttactTAATTATGGTTTCATGTTTTATCATCCATATCTCATTAATATGATCTGGATCAATTAGTATTGCCTTTAAGATTTTGGACTAATCATGATCATGCTTCAGTTTGTGACCGGCAAACTCAAGTACCATGTTCTTGCTCATGGTGGGGCTATTCTCAATACCATATTTTTATCCACGATGGGGCTATTGTCACTGTCATTTTTTTGCTTGTGGTAGGGCTATTCTTAGTGTCATGCTTCAACCCATGGTGGGCTATCCTTCAAGCAATTTCTCACAAAAGGGGCTCAAATGCACTCTCTATTTGAGGGATTTCTAAGACAGGTAGAGGGAAGGAATCTTTTTATAGATGGACTGGAGATATATGGAGGGAAACCAGAGGTCATTGAGTGTCCTCTGCCTGTCGCCCGACCGACTTGGAGAAGGAAGGGGACTCAGGTTTGgagtcatatttttttctctatctctTCCCTGATTAAACAAGTTGGCCCAAAGGGCCGGCTTTACAAATGTGCCCACAGGCAGATTTATCTTTTCGGGGGTTGGTCTACCAAGAGGCTTGGAATCTTTGGAATTTTCACAACTCATAATAGAAGTCCGGTCTTAGGGTCTCCATCTAGACTGCATgcgatttgattttgatgatcggaGCAAACCTTCTCTTCAAAAAAGAGACAACAGGAGCGAAGCTTCCACTTCCACTGCTGGTGGAGAAATAATTGAGGTTGCTTTCACTTGTCTTCTCCCAAACATGAGATCAGGGCGAATCATGGAGAGAAGATGACTTtgtaataatatatgtatatatttgaaAGGTTTTCTACTGATTTTCTCTCAATATATTTTCTTGTCTTCTGCCCATCTTGTACATGAGCTAATCTATGAAATATACAATTCAAACAAATTTTTCAAGAAacattatgtttttttttttttttgagggaagtGGAGACTAATGGAAGCCATTAGTcccaaaaattttattaaagtgaAATTATTACAAGAAGAAATGCAGGGAAGAATGTACAAGAACTCAGAAGGTGAACAAGAGGTCTCTACAAAAGTGCTAGAGAATCTACAGGGGAAGATAGAAGGACTCAGAAGAAGTCATGAGACATTGCTGCCAGAAGATCATAGAAGAAACATTCTGTTAGCTGGATAAAAATGGATAGGGTAGACATGCCTTTAGTCTTAACTGAATTGACTCCATATGTGAACACCTGGAGCAAGCTCAGTCCCAAGCTAAAATCTGAGTTTCAATATTGACGTTGCAGAAGTCAGTTCAACCCAAATAAATTCCCCCATCTAATTCACCTAGGCACCACAACGAACAATTCAAAGATGTTCTGCCTATAAAAACTAAGAAAATGTATCATGGAATTTTTTTTAGTAATG contains the following coding sequences:
- the LOC105040876 gene encoding uncharacterized protein — protein: MVYGPWIRAARVPVDPAAPGSGSSPSMSSSVAPTDNSWITPKKVASKPSSKPNKEILTPYVGGSRFSSLSLEEDSTFSAVMPMEVLHSEGDAFTHGVASTSKEKRKQSPTQSAPPTRASSSNKDAQTACGGCSSVCLPRPTIYICSSMKIIMWNCQGAAKPSFLTAERAAGSFIIRNHEGAMLAIGGNLLPAVAVPFAELIEVWLGVKYLFTHLYSQCVWIQGDSSIVITWLKNLQRNRMSLSPWMQDIKI